In Phreatobacter stygius, a genomic segment contains:
- a CDS encoding glycosyltransferase: MDSLNIPDSMISGTVDALPERRGAGPVIAVVIPVFKHSVFLAEAVQSIQAQQADFPIVTIIVDDGCPFVETAVMGSSLAMAYDNVVYLRKVNGGLSSARNHGIDHALTHFPSLRAIYFLDADNRVSPTTLASCLALLDPDNGVGWIYPNVDKFGAEWNGNYTGSYSKLVHCLFDNICEAGSLVSRAVFDAGVRYDEGMKQGCEDWEFWLQCLDHGFTGLNNPHFGFEYRMRGESMVSDTARDISGIKQYMFKKHPGLFSTSALMTLEHQESPRFLCISPPTDQAAAFTDPTVDHPVMSHDLAIASLYRGLFEPDSYGTPQTVIWLRKELLDALKRTSLVWTLFHNIEKALPQANFLCLRFVSSPDEISIEFKEIGEAHEMPRRVHGWACSQAILKQCVTDPSRDWVGSLSERRPSPTVIEMTVRVPIAEQFLAKYFLPLPLAVLATIEVADDLGLSLADQPRWSWREAYYPTVKERPALIEAHLGAESLLPMIRSADRPQVGIALPIAAYGGVERVAFAVAKVLKDWGCDVHLYCFGKPNVKTYKGQASVFKSINFFNEPGYNLWGGSRPFMGHELRMEWDDAARAKKVLGFLGSLDVLINCQVAPLNAILGTIRRRGVKTVSHVHVIDQTYFGRSVGHPYLTLGFEHAHDMILTCSQALKDWFHGMGVPDEKVIHIPNAGAYTPPDYKAQSELARRRRALKPDRPVKALFAGRLDAQKGVERLLALAKAGQERGLAISWRLIGSELINANGRQRWKSAFSALGIAVEDPIYDPQKLCDVYRDADMLIMTSRWEGAPLAIIEAQRFGCIPVATDVGAVAELIDDGVDGFVIPDGPDETVVEAFLERVGGLAGDPGRLAPMAERAIARASEAEWTKSCAPFLAQMDKWFPKARP, from the coding sequence TTGGACAGCCTGAACATCCCGGATTCCATGATCAGCGGCACGGTTGACGCGCTGCCGGAAAGGCGCGGCGCCGGGCCGGTCATCGCCGTCGTCATCCCGGTCTTCAAACATTCGGTTTTCCTGGCCGAGGCGGTGCAGTCGATCCAGGCGCAGCAGGCCGATTTTCCGATCGTGACGATCATCGTCGATGACGGCTGTCCCTTCGTCGAGACGGCGGTGATGGGCTCGAGCTTGGCGATGGCCTATGACAACGTCGTCTACCTGCGCAAGGTCAATGGCGGCCTGAGCTCCGCGCGCAATCACGGCATCGACCATGCCCTGACCCATTTTCCGTCCTTGCGGGCGATCTATTTCCTCGACGCCGACAACCGGGTCAGCCCGACGACGCTGGCCTCGTGCCTGGCGCTGCTCGATCCCGACAACGGCGTCGGCTGGATCTACCCGAATGTCGACAAGTTCGGCGCGGAATGGAACGGCAATTACACCGGATCCTATTCCAAGCTGGTGCATTGCCTGTTCGACAATATCTGTGAGGCGGGCAGCCTGGTCTCGCGCGCCGTCTTCGACGCGGGCGTCCGTTATGACGAGGGGATGAAACAGGGCTGCGAGGACTGGGAGTTCTGGCTCCAGTGCCTCGACCATGGCTTCACCGGCCTCAACAATCCGCATTTCGGGTTCGAGTACCGGATGCGCGGCGAGAGCATGGTGAGCGACACCGCCCGCGACATTTCCGGCATCAAGCAATACATGTTCAAGAAACATCCGGGCCTGTTCTCGACCAGCGCCCTGATGACGCTCGAACACCAGGAATCGCCGCGATTCCTGTGCATCTCGCCGCCCACCGATCAAGCCGCGGCCTTCACCGATCCGACCGTCGACCATCCCGTCATGTCCCATGACCTGGCGATCGCCTCGTTGTATCGCGGGCTCTTCGAACCCGACAGCTACGGCACGCCGCAGACGGTGATCTGGCTGCGCAAGGAACTGCTCGACGCGCTCAAGCGGACGAGCCTGGTCTGGACATTGTTCCACAACATCGAGAAAGCGCTGCCGCAGGCCAATTTCCTCTGCTTGCGTTTCGTCTCCTCGCCCGATGAAATCTCCATCGAGTTCAAGGAGATCGGCGAGGCCCACGAGATGCCGCGGCGGGTCCACGGCTGGGCCTGTTCGCAGGCCATTCTCAAGCAATGCGTCACCGATCCGTCGCGTGACTGGGTCGGCTCGCTGTCCGAGCGGCGCCCGTCGCCGACGGTGATCGAGATGACGGTGCGTGTTCCCATCGCCGAGCAGTTCCTGGCGAAATATTTCCTGCCGCTGCCGCTGGCCGTGCTGGCCACCATCGAAGTCGCCGACGATCTCGGTCTGTCGCTGGCCGATCAACCGCGGTGGAGCTGGCGCGAAGCCTATTACCCGACCGTCAAGGAGCGGCCGGCGCTGATCGAGGCGCATCTCGGCGCCGAGAGCCTCTTGCCGATGATCCGTTCGGCCGACCGGCCGCAAGTCGGCATCGCCCTGCCGATCGCCGCTTATGGCGGGGTCGAGCGAGTGGCCTTTGCGGTCGCGAAGGTCCTGAAGGACTGGGGTTGCGACGTCCATCTCTATTGTTTCGGCAAGCCGAATGTGAAGACCTACAAGGGCCAGGCGAGCGTCTTCAAGAGCATCAATTTCTTCAATGAGCCCGGCTACAATCTCTGGGGCGGGTCGCGGCCGTTCATGGGCCATGAGCTGAGGATGGAATGGGACGACGCGGCGCGCGCCAAGAAGGTGCTTGGTTTCCTCGGCTCGCTCGATGTCCTCATCAACTGCCAGGTGGCGCCGCTCAACGCGATCCTGGGCACGATCCGCCGGCGCGGGGTCAAGACCGTCTCCCATGTCCATGTCATCGATCAGACCTATTTCGGCCGCTCGGTCGGCCACCCCTATCTGACGCTCGGCTTCGAACATGCCCATGACATGATCCTGACCTGCTCGCAGGCGCTGAAGGACTGGTTTCACGGGATGGGTGTTCCCGACGAAAAGGTCATCCACATTCCCAATGCCGGCGCCTACACGCCGCCCGACTACAAGGCCCAGTCGGAACTTGCCCGGCGCCGGCGTGCGCTGAAGCCCGATCGGCCGGTCAAGGCGCTGTTTGCCGGCCGGCTCGACGCGCAGAAGGGCGTCGAGCGCCTGCTGGCGCTGGCCAAGGCCGGCCAGGAGCGCGGCCTCGCCATATCCTGGCGCCTGATCGGCTCGGAACTCATCAATGCCAATGGCCGGCAACGCTGGAAAAGCGCCTTCAGCGCGCTCGGCATCGCCGTCGAGGACCCGATCTACGATCCGCAGAAGCTCTGTGACGTCTATCGGGATGCCGACATGCTGATCATGACGTCGCGCTGGGAGGGGGCGCCGCTTGCCATCATCGAGGCCCAGCGCTTCGGCTGCATTCCGGTCGCGACCGATGTCGGCGCGGTGGCCGAACTGATCGACGACGGGGTTGACGGTTTCGTCATCCCCGATGGCCCGGACGAGACGGTGGTCGAGGCATTTCTCGAGCGCGTCGGCGGCCTGGCTGGCGACCCCGGGCGGCTTGCACCGATGGCCGAGCGGGCCATCGCCCGGGCGTCCGAAGCGGAGTGGACGAAGAGTTGTGCGCCGTTCCTGGCGCAGATGGACAAGTGGTTTCCCAAGGCCCGGCCTTAG
- a CDS encoding Hint domain-containing protein — protein MAIGTSGDDDLIGTPGVDIINGGEGDDTIRGRAGADTLNGDAGDDELHGGSGRDTLSGGEGDDELYGDAGRDLLSGGAGDDELHGGAGRDTLSGGAGDDFLSGGSGADILNGGSGDDALEGGAGRDRFVFGGQFGGDTILDFQNNDRIELSDLTSYSISQDGEDVLITTGSGSILVKDATVQQVASRIEVACLVRGTLVRTPSGEVAVETIAIGDEVITVDGAGAKVKWIGKRAYSRSFLEANDKITPVLITAGALGRHGPERDLMVSPEHAVLIDSTLVPAGLLADGNAIRQVRDFDVVEYFHLEFDEPQVIMTNGAATESFVDQGNRRMFANYAEYAALYGEPEPAASRLRRFELVDSGPGLQRIRERLAANVASAA, from the coding sequence ATGGCGATAGGTACGAGCGGTGACGACGACCTGATAGGCACGCCGGGGGTCGATATCATCAACGGCGGTGAAGGCGACGATACCATTCGCGGTCGTGCGGGGGCTGACACCCTCAACGGCGATGCCGGCGACGACGAGCTTCACGGCGGTTCCGGCCGCGACACGCTTTCGGGTGGTGAAGGCGACGACGAGCTTTATGGGGATGCCGGTCGCGACCTGCTTTCGGGTGGCGCCGGCGACGACGAACTGCATGGCGGCGCTGGCCGCGACACGCTCTCCGGCGGTGCCGGCGATGACTTCCTGTCCGGTGGCTCCGGCGCGGATATCCTGAACGGCGGCAGCGGTGACGACGCCCTCGAAGGCGGCGCCGGCCGGGATCGCTTCGTCTTTGGTGGTCAGTTTGGTGGCGACACGATTCTCGACTTCCAGAACAATGATCGGATCGAGCTGTCGGATCTGACGTCCTATTCGATCTCGCAGGACGGCGAGGACGTCCTGATCACCACCGGCAGCGGGTCCATTCTCGTCAAGGACGCGACCGTGCAGCAGGTGGCGAGCCGGATCGAGGTTGCCTGTCTGGTGCGGGGCACGCTTGTCCGCACTCCCAGCGGCGAGGTCGCGGTCGAAACGATCGCGATCGGCGATGAGGTGATCACCGTCGACGGCGCCGGCGCCAAGGTGAAGTGGATCGGCAAGCGGGCCTATTCGCGCAGCTTCCTCGAAGCCAATGACAAGATTACCCCGGTGCTCATCACGGCCGGCGCGCTCGGCCGGCATGGCCCGGAGCGGGACCTGATGGTCTCCCCGGAGCATGCGGTGCTGATCGACAGCACGCTGGTTCCCGCAGGCCTGCTGGCTGACGGCAATGCCATCCGTCAGGTCCGGGACTTCGACGTGGTCGAGTACTTCCATCTGGAGTTCGACGAGCCGCAGGTCATCATGACCAATGGTGCGGCGACCGAGAGCTTCGTCGACCAGGGCAACCGGCGCATGTTCGCCAACTATGCCGAATATGCCGCGCTCTACGGCGAGCCCGAACCGGCTGCGTCGCGCCTGCGGCGCTTCGAGCTGGTCGACAGCGGTCCCGGACTCCAGCGGATTCGCGAGCGGCTCGCCGCAAATGTCGCTTCGGCGGCGTGA